From a region of the Sphingopyxis sp. YR583 genome:
- a CDS encoding MFS transporter, giving the protein MSAEGAAPVAASRKQVAGVCLGNAIEFYDFVTYAYFAAQIGRTFFPSDTPGLSLLASLATFGVGFLTRPLGAILLGRFADRVGRKPAMLVSFGLMGFASLALPLIPSYAAIGVAAPVMVVLCRLIQGFAVGGEVGAATAFLMEAAPANRRGLYTSLQAMSADLSALTAGIIGLLLSSLMSDAMLDAWGWRIALLLGAVIIPIGLVLRRTLVETLHPEAANDPVEIAVSYRRVAIAGVCLVAAATTTNYLLKYMTTYASATLGMTTQFAFGATVVVGVCGAICAPLAGSLSDRIGRKPVMLVPWIALALAVFPCFELLEQQRTATALYVACAILAICSTFASSVFFVVIAESLPQRVRSGALGLIYALAVSVFGGSAQFTVAWLTQLSGSPMTPAWYMIGGVIIGLIAMYSIPETAPVKRARLAAHDTGANA; this is encoded by the coding sequence ATGTCCGCGGAAGGGGCAGCGCCGGTTGCGGCGTCGAGGAAGCAGGTCGCCGGGGTGTGCCTCGGCAACGCCATCGAATTCTACGATTTCGTCACCTATGCCTATTTCGCGGCGCAAATCGGGCGGACCTTCTTTCCGTCCGACACGCCGGGGCTCAGCTTGCTCGCGTCGCTCGCGACCTTCGGCGTCGGCTTCCTGACCCGGCCACTCGGCGCGATCCTGCTCGGACGGTTCGCCGACCGGGTCGGCCGCAAGCCGGCGATGCTGGTCTCTTTTGGCCTGATGGGGTTTGCGTCGCTCGCGCTGCCGCTCATTCCGTCCTACGCCGCAATCGGCGTCGCCGCGCCGGTGATGGTGGTGCTCTGCCGCCTGATCCAGGGCTTCGCGGTCGGCGGCGAGGTCGGCGCCGCGACCGCCTTCCTGATGGAAGCGGCCCCGGCGAACCGGCGCGGCCTCTATACCTCGCTGCAGGCGATGAGTGCTGACCTCTCGGCCCTGACCGCCGGCATTATCGGGCTGCTGCTCTCGTCGCTGATGAGCGACGCGATGCTCGACGCATGGGGCTGGCGCATCGCCCTGCTGCTCGGCGCGGTGATCATCCCGATCGGCCTCGTCCTGCGGCGCACCCTCGTCGAAACGCTCCATCCCGAAGCCGCGAACGATCCGGTGGAGATCGCCGTCAGCTATCGCCGCGTCGCGATCGCCGGGGTGTGCCTCGTAGCGGCGGCGACGACGACCAACTATCTGCTCAAATATATGACGACATATGCCAGCGCGACGCTGGGCATGACGACCCAGTTCGCCTTCGGCGCGACGGTGGTGGTTGGCGTCTGCGGCGCCATCTGCGCGCCGCTCGCCGGATCGCTGTCGGACCGCATCGGGCGCAAGCCGGTGATGCTGGTGCCGTGGATCGCCCTCGCCCTCGCCGTCTTTCCCTGTTTCGAACTGCTCGAACAGCAACGGACGGCAACCGCGCTCTATGTTGCCTGCGCGATCCTCGCGATCTGTTCGACCTTCGCCTCATCGGTCTTCTTCGTCGTGATCGCAGAATCGCTGCCGCAGCGCGTGCGCTCGGGCGCACTCGGCCTGATCTATGCGCTGGCGGTATCGGTGTTCGGCGGGTCGGCGCAATTTACCGTCGCCTGGCTGACCCAGTTGAGCGGTAGCCCGATGAC